In Channa argus isolate prfri chromosome 15, Channa argus male v1.0, whole genome shotgun sequence, the DNA window GACAGGACAAGGTAACAATGCAAATCACATACAGGAATATTAGGTCTATTACCATATGTTCTGTCAGTGTTTCATTATACGTTTATATCTTCTCCTTATTCCTGTGgttgtgttgttattgttagATATTCAATCTGCTGCATCTTGcttgtcttttgtgtgtttaagagtGTTTGGCTTTGCCATAGTGGCCACCTCCACCCTCAACATGCTGATTCCATCTGCCGCTCGCTGCCACTACAGCTGCGTCATACTGGTCAGGATATGCCAAGGCCTTGTTGAGGTACAGTATGTTGGTTCACTTGCGGGACTCTGTTGCATACGTAAGTGTTTTCCTGACTGCATTTTGTCCTTCAGGGTGTATCATACCCAGCCTGCCACGGGATCTGGGCAAAGTGGGCGCCTCCTTTGGAGAGAAGTCGATTAGCCACAACAGCCTTTTGTGGTAAAGTCCTTCTACTCATACATGTCCCCAAATTTCAATAGATGAGTTAAAAAAGTCTGAATGAGCCACATGATTTGTATCATGGTCTTTGTATCAAGCTTTCAAGTGGATAAATTAATATATGactaaaaagtacaaataaatgagttgttgcttttcttttgtcacCCTTTTAGGATCTTATGCAGGGGCTGTGGTGGCCATGCCTTTAGCTGGGATACTTGTGCAATATACTGGGTGGCCTTCAGTGTTCTATGTCTATGGTTAGTTTTCCTAATTCTCAGAAATGTGTTGGCCTGCTCTGGTGCTACGACGGTTCACTCAATCACTCTTGCTTTTCCTCTCGCAGGCAGCTTTGGGATATTCTGGTATATGTTCTGGATTCTGGTGTCGTATGAGAGTCCTGCAGCACATCCCACCATCACACCTGAGGAGCGGAAGTACATCGAAGATGCAATCGGAGAGTCAGCAGGATTTCTCAATCCTCTCCATGTATGCAGTTTGATGATGTTTAAGTGGAGACTAAAATTCTCATAAACATAGCGTGGATGGATACacgtactgtatatatatacgtaCTCGGACAAATTCACCCTAGTTCTGGATCAGTCTCATTCTAGTCTGAAAATCCCCTGTCTTTTACTGGCAGAAATTTAAAACCCCTTGGAGACACTTCTTCACCTCCATGCCGGTTTATGCTATCATCGTGGCCAACTTCTGCAGGAGCTGGACTTTCTACCTGCTGCTCATCAGCCAACCAGCCTACTTCGAAGAGGTCTTTGGCTTTGAGATTAGTAAGGTGAGATTATCTGGTAGACCAAGCTATGTGGATGTCCTTTAGAGCAAATCGGGTCACCCAGCTTTAGCCACTTATTGGAGTTGATGAAAAATCTTGttagttgttaaaaaaattcATATCTACAAAATACATGAGAGTGAAGAGAACACACATGGGAAGAGAGCAAGAGACCCGTgcaaaaaatatcaatattgtATCTCGTCTCAAATCATCTCTTTGCTTTGATAATATTATCATCATTTATCTAATGCAATCTCCAGTTCAGGTCAAAGATACCTGAATATTTGATATCCAATAAATCCATTTGATAGGCGATATTCAAAGGAATCAGTAAATATTTAGTTATAGTATCGTGAGGAATTTGAGAGATTTTCAATATTTTCAACCTTCAGCTGCTCTGTTTCTAAACTGAAACCACTATCCGTGTGCTTCTGCCTCTcttacataaatacacattcgcccccctctcctctcacctcttTAAGGTGGGCATGGTGTCCGCTTTGCCCCATCTGGTGATGACAATCATTGTGCCTCTTGGAGGCCAGTTGGCAGACTACCTGAGGACCCACAACCTGATGTCCACAACCAACGTCAGGAAGCTCATGAACTGTGGAggtaagagagaaaaaagggaggGGGTGCTGGGGGTGTGGTAGGAGGAGAGTGTAGTGGAATGAAAATGGAGGGGGGGGAAATGCATGAGAACACAAACTGAATTAATTTGCCACTATGACACAGTTACTGCTGAAAAtctgctttggataaaagcgtctgctaaatgactaaatgtaaatgtaaatttgtctGTACAAAGTGTGGCAAaatatttgacaaaatattttagagAAATGCAATCACAATCTAACCAGTCTGATGAGATTTATGAACCAACATTACAAACAATAAATGAGAAACTCTAACAAACTAAACAGCACGAGTTAAGTTCAGCACTAAACTCAGATTGATGTTAAAATAACAAGTCAGGGGAATTTATGAGTGATTGTCAATATTGTCCCATACAAACCCACTAAAAATCACCAAGACCTTTTACCCAGTACCTGCCAGTACTGGAATCATGTTAATATTTTAGCAACTATTATAGGTTGAATCAGGCTTTCAACTGCAGGTTTCAGAATAATTtctggctttttttgttttgttttgttttgtttttttggtgtgcTCTTTGTTcataacatgtttttgttcatttctgaACATAATGCAAGATACTGAAGCATGGATTTTTGAGACAGAGTGTAAAGTTTgtcttgtgtgtatgtggatgtGTTTCAGGTTTTGGGATGGAGGCCACTCTTCTGCTGGTGGTGGGATATTCTCACACAAAAGTTGTTGCCATTTCCTTCCTGGTCCTCGCTGTGGGTTTCAGTGGATTTGCCATCTCAGGTAGGAGATGTTAGCAGCTGGTTAGTATAACTTAGCGGAGTGGAAAGAGCTGTCATTCAAGTaaccaaatgtgtgtttaaacattGATGACAAATGACTGAATTTTATAGTGTATAATGTATATTATGTCCTTTTCTTCAGAAACTGGGGAAAATGATAtcgttttttccttttttacaggGTTTAATGTCAATCACTTGGATATTGCCCCTCGATATGCCAGCATACTTATGGGCATCTCAAACGGGGTGGGAACATTATCTGGAATGGTCTGTCCTCTTATAGTTGGAGCCATGACCAAACATAAGGTATTTTAATTCACTTGTATCagatatacagtttttttttcatttatatgttCACAGTTTTATGGACAAGGTGAATGAGTCAATTCTAAATCCTTTTAATCATTTCAGACACGTGAGGAGTGGCAGTATGTCTTCCTTATAGCTTCCCTCGTTCATTACGGAGGAGTGATTTTTTACGGTATGACTGTGAATACAGTGTATTGTGAGCATGTGCTAATGACCTCAGTATAAATGCTGATCTTATTTCCTTTACCAGGAATCTTCGCATCAGGAGAAAAGCAGGCCTGGGCAGATATTGAGAACACCAGCGAAGAAAAGTGCGGTATCATTGACGAAGATGAACTAGCCAATGAGACAGAGGAGCTCTACCGGGGAGGTGGGCAGTATGGGGCCATGAGCCAACAAGTTGTTGGCTCCaatggaggaggagctggaggaggaggagctgggtCTGGATGGGTGTCAGACTGGGATAAATCTGAGGAGTATGTGCAGCCCCCTGGATACAACTCTTACATGTATGGAGGAGAAGTGGAAAAGGAGCTGACATAGAAGACCCAACATGGTAGAAGGCAAATAATTACTATAATagggaaaagagaaagattGTGTTTTGTAGAAAGGGAC includes these proteins:
- the slc17a7a gene encoding solute carrier family 17 member 7a isoform X1, which gives rise to MEIRPDRFKAVAGKTLGKIHRLIEKRQPNGETIELSAEGRPELVEEKELPVVDCTCFGLPRRYIIAILSGLGFCISFGIRCNLGVAIVSMVNDHTVYKGNKEVLVAAQFTWDPETVGMIHGSFFWGYIVTQIPGGFICQKFAANRVFGFAIVATSTLNMLIPSAARCHYSCVILVRICQGLVEGVSYPACHGIWAKWAPPLERSRLATTAFCGSYAGAVVAMPLAGILVQYTGWPSVFYVYGSFGIFWYMFWILVSYESPAAHPTITPEERKYIEDAIGESAGFLNPLHKFKTPWRHFFTSMPVYAIIVANFCRSWTFYLLLISQPAYFEEVFGFEISKVGMVSALPHLVMTIIVPLGGQLADYLRTHNLMSTTNVRKLMNCGGFGMEATLLLVVGYSHTKVVAISFLVLAVGFSGFAISGFNVNHLDIAPRYASILMGISNGVGTLSGMVCPLIVGAMTKHKTREEWQYVFLIASLVHYGGVIFYGIFASGEKQAWADIENTSEEKCGIIDEDELANETEELYRGGGQYGAMSQQVVGSNGGGAGGGGAGSGWVSDWDKSEEYVQPPGYNSYMYGGEVEKELT
- the slc17a7a gene encoding solute carrier family 17 member 7a isoform X2; this translates as MEIRPDRFKAVAGKTLGKIHRLIEKRQPNGETIELSAEGRPELVEEKELPVVDCTCFGLPRRYIIAILSGLGFCISFGIRCNLGVAIVSMVNDHTVYKGNKEVLVAAQFTWDPETVGMIHGSFFWGYIVTQIPGGFICQKFAANRVFGFAIVATSTLNMLIPSAARCHYSCVILVRICQGLVEGVSYPACHGIWAKWAPPLERSRLATTAFCGSYAGAVVAMPLAGILVQYTGWPSVFYVYGSFGIFWYMFWILVSYESPAAHPTITPEERKYIEDAIGESAGFLNPLHKFKTPWRHFFTSMPVYAIIVANFCRSWTFYLLLISQPAYFEEVFGFEISKVGMVSALPHLVMTIIVPLGGQLADYLRTHNLMSTTNVRKLMNCGGFGMEATLLLVVGYSHTKVVAISFLVLAVGFSGFAISGFNVNHLDIAPRYASILMGISNGVGTLSGMVCPLIVGAMTKHKESSHQEKSRPGQILRTPAKKSAVSLTKMN